The window GGTGCATGCAGTCGCCTGCCACGACCTTCTCGATCCGCCCGTTGTCCCGCCTGATGATCAGGGCGCCGTGCTGATCGATGTCGATAGCGACGCCCTCGAAGGTCTTTCGCATCGTCCTGATCGAGACGCGGTTGTCCAGGGTGCGGGAAAGGCTCTTCCATTCCCTGATGATCGGGTCGTACTCGCCGCTCTCCAGGATCTGGTACCTGCTCTCGAACTCCTTCAGGACCGTCGTGAGCAGGGAGGCGCGGTCGACCTCGTGCCCGAGTTCGGCCATCACCGACGTGACCGTCTTCTGGAGGTCGGGCGGGAGGTCGCTGATGTCCACGTTGGCGTCGATGCCGATGCCGAGGAGACAGTAGTTGACATTCTCCCCCTCTGTCGAGAGTTCGACAAGGAGCCCGGCAACCTTTTTGTCGCCGATATATACGTCGTTCGGCCACTTGATCAGTGCGCCGAGGTCGTACTTCCGGCGGATCGCCCGGGCGATCGCAAGGGCCGCCGCCATCGTGATCAGGAAGAGGGAGTCGACCGGTATCGTCGGCTTCAGGATGAGGCTCGCCCAGATGCCACCCTTCGGCGAGACCCAGGCGCGGCCCATCCTCCCGAAGCCGCCGGTCTGTTCTTCGGCGACGAC of the Methanofollis sp. genome contains:
- a CDS encoding biotin--[acetyl-CoA-carboxylase] ligase, producing the protein MNDVTEKVLKILESAEDSITAEQISEALDIPGSSVAHHIKSLREAGHDIEFSRGSGYLLVRGGGAITSGEIEKTLKTAVMGRDIRYHESVGSTNWAARKLCTEENPAALHGTLVVAEEQTGGFGRMGRAWVSPKGGIWASLILKPTIPVDSLFLITMAAALAIARAIRRKYDLGALIKWPNDVYIGDKKVAGLLVELSTEGENVNYCLLGIGIDANVDISDLPPDLQKTVTSVMAELGHEVDRASLLTTVLKEFESRYQILESGEYDPIIREWKSLSRTLDNRVSIRTMRKTFEGVAIDIDQHGALIIRRDNGRIEKVVAGDCMHL